Proteins from a genomic interval of Lactococcus protaetiae:
- a CDS encoding TMEM175 family protein: protein MNKSRIEALTDGIFAVVMTLTVLEFKVPKDGNLFSPRLLLMLLIYVTTFVALASIWNSHHHVMTFLKNNRIDELLLWVNHWLLLVICLFPFATVVHAEHPHSLIDSIAYVTIYLIIWISLIIFSEIIYRQYNRSETLRLRNRQRIKIFLVFLLPGALISLIWLYALPIVTILMALSWGRHSDFE from the coding sequence ATGAATAAAAGTAGAATCGAAGCTCTAACAGACGGTATTTTTGCTGTCGTAATGACATTGACTGTTCTTGAATTTAAAGTGCCAAAAGACGGAAACCTGTTTTCTCCTAGACTATTGCTAATGCTTCTTATCTACGTAACCACATTTGTTGCACTAGCATCAATCTGGAACTCTCACCACCATGTCATGACCTTCTTAAAAAATAATCGTATTGATGAACTGTTATTATGGGTAAACCATTGGCTTTTACTGGTCATTTGCTTGTTTCCTTTTGCAACTGTTGTCCATGCTGAACATCCTCATTCGCTCATTGATAGTATTGCATACGTTACAATATATCTAATTATTTGGATAAGCTTAATTATTTTCAGCGAAATTATCTACAGACAATATAACAGGAGTGAGACCCTCCGGCTGCGTAATCGTCAAAGAATCAAAATCTTCCTCGTATTTTTACTACCAGGAGCACTCATATCTCTTATCTGGTTGTATGCTTTACCTATCGTAACAATATTAATGGCTCTATCTTGGGGAAGGCATAGCGACTTTGAATAA
- the rplS gene encoding 50S ribosomal protein L19 translates to MNLIESINAAQLRTDIPDFRPGDTVRVHAKVVEGTRERIQMFEGVVIARKNSGISETYTVRKISNGVGVERIFPLHTPRVEKIEVIRHGKVRRAKLYYLRALQGKKARIAERRR, encoded by the coding sequence ATGAACCTTATTGAATCTATCAACGCTGCGCAACTCCGCACTGATATTCCTGATTTCCGTCCTGGTGACACTGTACGAGTTCACGCGAAAGTCGTTGAAGGAACTCGCGAACGTATCCAAATGTTCGAAGGTGTTGTCATCGCTCGTAAAAATTCAGGAATCAGCGAAACTTATACAGTTCGTAAGATTTCTAATGGTGTTGGTGTAGAACGTATCTTCCCACTTCACACTCCACGTGTTGAAAAAATCGAAGTCATTCGTCATGGTAAAGTACGTCGTGCGAAACTTTACTACCTTCGTGCATTGCAAGGTAAAAAAGCGCGTATCGCTGAACGTCGTCGTTAG
- a CDS encoding GTP pyrophosphokinase yields the protein MDKDYLKTRFEVEEFEKLKKKLVRYECALDIVRTQLSNLEAYYNNFEPVNPIEHIKYRIKSPESIAGKLKKKNLPITAEAAEEFLSDVAGIRIICAYAKNIYEIVEIIKNQEDFKVVSEKDYLKNVKESGYRSYHMILEVNIGKLFGEKTCRVEVQLRTSAMDFWATLEHKVRYKYDGKIPEKLSNELQNCSKQINELDERMYLIHKVVDMINQSEVDIERIGY from the coding sequence ATGGATAAAGACTATTTGAAGACTCGTTTTGAAGTCGAAGAATTTGAAAAACTTAAGAAAAAACTGGTAAGATACGAGTGTGCATTAGATATTGTCAGGACTCAGCTCTCGAACCTAGAAGCTTATTATAATAACTTTGAGCCAGTTAATCCGATTGAACATATCAAATATCGTATCAAATCACCAGAAAGCATTGCAGGAAAATTAAAAAAGAAAAATTTACCAATCACAGCAGAAGCTGCAGAGGAATTTTTATCAGATGTAGCTGGTATACGTATTATCTGCGCTTATGCTAAAAATATATACGAAATAGTAGAAATCATCAAAAACCAAGAAGATTTTAAAGTGGTTAGTGAAAAAGACTACCTAAAAAATGTGAAAGAAAGTGGTTATCGAAGTTATCACATGATTTTGGAAGTTAATATTGGCAAACTTTTTGGTGAAAAAACCTGTCGGGTCGAAGTACAATTACGTACCTCAGCAATGGATTTCTGGGCAACATTGGAACACAAAGTACGCTATAAATATGATGGAAAAATTCCTGAAAAATTAAGTAATGAATTACAAAATTGTTCCAAACAAATCAATGAGCTTGATGAACGAATGTACCTTATCCATAAAGTCGTGGATATGATTAACCAATCAGAAGTTGACATTGAGCGAATAGGTTATTAG